One Aethina tumida isolate Nest 87 chromosome 5, icAetTumi1.1, whole genome shotgun sequence genomic window carries:
- the LOC109599072 gene encoding 27 kDa hemolymph protein, which translates to MKTTLGILLLFAVTCYGEITSIQNLPNLPNLNDLVPSIKEKCEKKGGKGTYENIEKVGPEVKTCLDGLINFETLKQEVEESKKTGSMDEVFGKYCKKRPQIRACIQKGIDAVTPCLDDNERSALNITLNILKELGEFVCYRDGDRIAMFVAEGGVDCLKDHLEGVQQCVNSTLKLDSSKLTKLTPNSIPKIDKTGCDDLSKVQTCVVAELEKCKDSTPANIVDALFRFIKKSACDDKKPKRSVFKREVNNAISENQVQFKAVVVEKVKTYCNEYGKGEAFIDLKDSLIKSRTCTGNFLDIFGGQQDVRIAKCYSDTVTKIENCLPEELKYFPGFVVDVLQSVTQFLRDNMQNFKLSSTNMVFQQCFMTLKQENSKKAFMECLNDSNLGDSSNQIYTKDVTCRKLKELAACASNVIRITCIPDINLDKFRDGLEGAFTKPCRSE; encoded by the exons ATGAAGACGACGTTGGGAATTTTGCTGCTTTTTGCAg tTACTTGCTATGGGGAAATCACCAGCATCCAGAACTTACCAAACctaccaaatttaaatgaccTTGTACCTTCCATCAAAGAAAAATGTGAGAAGAAAGGAGGCAAGGGAACCTACGAAAATATAGAA aaagtCGGTCCAGAAGTGAAGACCTGCTTGGACGGTTTAATCAACTTTGAGACCCTGAAACAAGAAGTGGAGGAAAGTAAGAAGACAGGATCGATGGACGAAGTTTTCGGAAAGTACTGCAAAAAACGTCCCCAAATTAGGGCATGCATTCAAAAAGGCATAGATGCTGTCACTCCCTGCTTGGATGACAACGAAAGAAGTGCTTTAAACATCACTTTGAACATCTTGAAGGAACTCGGGGAGTTTGTTTGTTATCGTGACGGAGACAGAATTGCCA TGTTTGTGGCCGAGGGAGGCGTTGACTGCTTAAAGGACCATTTGGAGGGTGTGCAACAGTGTGTTAACAGCACTCTGAAGCTTGATTCCTCCAAGTTGACCAAATTAACTCCAAACTCCATTCCTAAAATCGATAAAACCGGATGCGA TGATTTATCAAAAGTTCAAACTTGCGTGGTTGCGGAATTAGAAAAATGCAAGGACAGTACTCCAGCCAACATTGTGGATGCGTTGTTCAGGTTCATCAAGAAATCCGCTTGTGATGACAAAAAACCCAAGAGAA GTGTTTTTAAAAGAGAAGTTAATAATGCTATATCTGAGAACCAAGTCCAGTTTAAGGCTGTGGTAGTTGAAAAAGTTAAAACTTACTGTAATGAATATGGAAAAGGAGAAGCTTTCATTGATTTAAag GACTCATTGATTAAGTCGAGAACATGTACTGGAAATTTTCTTGACATATTTGGTGGTCAACAAGATGTAAGAATTGCCAAATGTTACTCAGACACAGTGACCAAAATCGAAAACTGTTTACCAGAAGAACTGAAATACTTTCCTGGTTTCGTGGTGGATGTCTTACAATCCGTCACACAATTTCTAAGAGACAACATGCAGAATTTCAAAC TGTCATCAACTAACATGGTATTTCAGCAATGTTTCATGACTTTGAAACAGGAGAATTCCAAGAAGGCCTTTATGGAATGCCTTAACGACAGTAATTTGGGTGATTCAAGCAACCAGATTTACACAAAAGATGTGACGTGCCg TAAGCTCAAGGAACTGGCGGCGTGCGCTTCCAACGTGATCAGGATCACGTGCATTCCGGATATAAATCTGGACAAATTCAGAGACGGTTTGGAGGGTGCATTCACCAAACCCTGTAGAAGTGAATAG